One genomic region from Diabrotica undecimpunctata isolate CICGRU chromosome 9, icDiaUnde3, whole genome shotgun sequence encodes:
- the LOC140451295 gene encoding general transcription factor II-I repeat domain-containing protein 2A-like, with protein MAKGFGDSKMAEKFESVPLSHQTIQRRIVAMGEQVEKSMLSLVRKVHISHFVWMKALIKPIKEELFHICPLYGTTKGKDIYEAVKKTVDRIGGFDKCSAIATDGAPSMTGKKIGLVGLLRENGVTCPTIHCIIHQGALCGKSVKEDQVFQTVIKIINMIRGGNRSLLHRQHKQFLVETEAEYGDLLMYNHVRWLNAGKCMERFFAIRKEIPAFLNKYVSSDTTELEEKFKDPEFLRQLAFITDLTNHLNMLNLSLQERNQTVSDLIGMINGFRNKLNVFKRALEKNNLTHFPSCLQIAEEFNGEKNIEFSSCISQIEQVIDEFNIRFEEIESLKSSVLLYNNPLGATIDDQPPNLQLELCDLQADMFLITRQEEGPEFFKLLLKEKFPNLRDFGLKMTSMFGSTYTCESAFSSMKYIKNKNRSNLTDSSLRHLMRVSTTELDVDIFSLVDEADRPQSSH; from the exons ATGGCCAAAGGTTTCGGTGATTCTAAAATGGCGGAGAAATTTGAATCAGTGCCACTTTCACATCAAACCATACAAAGAAGGATTGTTGCTATGGGTGAGCAAGTAGAAAAATCTATGCTTAGCCTGGTTAGAAAAGTTCATATTTCTCACTTTGTTTGGATGAAAGCACTGATTAAACCGAT TAAAGAGGAGTTATTTCATATTTGTCCTCTTTATGGAACAACAAAAGGAAAAGACATCTATGAGGCTGTGAAGAAAACAGTTGACAGAATTGGAGGCTTTGATAAATGTTCAGCCATAGCAACAGACGGGGCCCCATCAATGACAGGTAAAAAAATTGGATTAGTGGGTCTGCTTCGAGAGAATGGTGTCACTTGCCCAACAATTCATTGTATTATACATCAGGGAGCTTTATGTGGAAAATCAGTCAAGGAAGATCAAGTTTTCCAAACCGTGATTAAGATTATAAATATGATTAGAGGTGGAAATCGATCTCTTTTACACAGGCAACATAAGCAGTTTTTAGTGGAAACAGAGGCTGAGTATGGAGACTTGCTAATGTACAACCATGTAAGGTGGCTGAATGCAGGAAAGTGCATGGAACGATTTTTTGCCATAAGAAAGGAAATCCCTGCATTCCTCAACAAATACGTTTCATCTGACACAACTGAACTGGAAGAGAAGTTTAAGGATCCAGAATTCTTAAGACAGTTAGCTTTTATAACAGATCTGACTAATCATCTTAACATGTTAAACTTAAGTCTTCAAGAAAGAAACCAGACGGTTTCAGATTTGATCGGAATGATAAACGGATTCCGGAATAAGCTGAACGTGTTTAAACGTGCTTTGGAAAAGAACAACCTGACACACTTCCCTAGCTGTCTGCAAATAGCAGAAGAATTCAACGGTGAGaaaaatattgagttttcatcctGTATTTCACAAAttgaacaagttattgatgaattCAATATAAGATTTGAAGAAATTGAAAGTCTCAAAAGCAGTGTACTACTTTATAATAACCCTCTTGGAGCAACCATTGATGATCAACCACCCAACTTACAGCTTGAGTTATGTGATCTTCAAGCAGACATGTTCCTAATCACTAGACAAGAAGAGGGACCTGAATTTTTCAAATTACTGTTAAAGGAGAAATTCCCAAACCTGCGAGATTTTGGACTGAAAATGACGTCAATGTTCGGAAGCACATATACATGTGAAAGTGCCTTTTCCTCcatgaaatacataaaaaataaaaacagaagcaACCTTACCGATTCTTCCTTACGTCATCTTATGAGAGTGTCTACAACTGAACTGGATGTGGACATTTTTTCATTGGTGGATGAAGCCGATCGACCACAGTCCTCACACTAA